From Candidatus Manganitrophus morganii, the proteins below share one genomic window:
- a CDS encoding tetratricopeptide repeat protein, whose protein sequence is MSSDKSSIIEKAQKLAAKGQIDKAIEEWQKLIAETPNDGNIYNTIGDLHLKANHTKEAIAAYLKAADAFRGAGFELKSIAVFKKIVKVDPTRMDVYEKLADVHAERGLVANAAEDYLKVAKHYAKEGDMQSSIAVYRKLANLDPKNFAVRQKLAEICQKWGLAKEAVEEYSKVISIFKDRQMTSEAQEVIDKVMKIDPTFTGTTSPVDENVSAEKSQASVPPSVIEAGAPLQEEVSAQETSLPQEASSPPSPSEPIIPPAAEPAQEEAPSLSVRMEKAFQEGDWSAAELLVEEVQDQPAEAFAYLSKWVEFFLERDSSPKAFSILQKAVPLAESHQLLSESRSLIQRYLAANPEQVSAHQFLGESFERSGEEGEAIQCYSKIVSLLHQQRSTTDAQAYYEEMKSRLPGISENEHCRRLFEPEEEAAEESAQEAAIEALPLEPLEEPLQAEAAAPVIEEALPELEPAAEELPEPVDINEVSQAPAESVSAESRSAEAPVDEVSETTFQGHLTEAEVYIKYGLNSKAIEQLTLLRKLAPSREEPPLQLKELYLKEGMRKEAVQECLFLSDLYEKIGAEDKRTAILEEIRALDPEGQYRQEAVREIADEGSVSAEQSPAIEVLDPPSAPEEEIGEIAHEAEPLSVLEEGDSSSQEEAPVREEDLQESDEIKLKLTQAEEYIQDGKKEAAKSLLWEILKRDSGCAEARLMLLNLQAKEKEKKKVSSDVEREVVTDPPLTGEEISFEGLSELEESLDGLLADEGEEEPSESEQISEEISSERAEEPAREEYIDLKSIFGEELNTEADDSFDISIPGLEDSINDLKANIQRGHDEQEYETHYNLGIAYKEMGLIPEAIKEFELAFQGNLRFQDASSMLASCYKENGMIDTAVEIIQNALEDPRCKNENVIALKYELAMLYEIQGVLDQAKALYEGIYLIDPTFRDVAAKKTIKTERQEDAMNPAVSSVSEPPKKPKRQDTKKKDRISYL, encoded by the coding sequence TTGTCTTCCGATAAGAGTTCGATCATCGAAAAAGCCCAAAAACTCGCGGCAAAAGGGCAGATCGATAAGGCCATTGAAGAGTGGCAAAAGCTCATCGCTGAAACCCCCAACGACGGCAACATCTATAACACCATCGGGGATCTTCATTTAAAGGCAAATCATACCAAAGAGGCCATTGCGGCCTATCTGAAGGCCGCCGATGCATTTCGAGGGGCCGGCTTCGAGTTAAAAAGTATCGCGGTTTTTAAAAAGATCGTCAAGGTCGATCCGACCCGCATGGATGTTTATGAAAAACTGGCCGATGTTCACGCGGAACGCGGGTTGGTTGCCAATGCCGCAGAGGACTATCTAAAGGTCGCGAAGCATTACGCAAAGGAGGGCGACATGCAATCCTCCATTGCAGTCTATCGAAAGCTCGCGAATCTCGACCCGAAGAACTTTGCGGTTCGACAAAAACTCGCGGAGATTTGTCAAAAGTGGGGCCTGGCGAAAGAGGCCGTCGAAGAATACAGCAAAGTGATATCGATCTTTAAGGATCGTCAGATGACTTCCGAGGCGCAAGAAGTCATCGACAAGGTAATGAAGATCGATCCCACCTTTACAGGGACGACCTCACCTGTCGATGAGAACGTTTCAGCCGAGAAAAGCCAGGCCTCCGTCCCTCCCTCTGTCATAGAAGCGGGGGCGCCTCTCCAGGAAGAGGTCTCTGCGCAAGAAACATCCCTTCCTCAGGAAGCATCTTCTCCTCCGAGCCCATCCGAACCGATCATCCCCCCTGCCGCCGAGCCGGCACAGGAGGAAGCCCCCTCGCTGTCGGTCAGGATGGAAAAGGCGTTTCAGGAGGGGGACTGGTCGGCGGCCGAACTGCTTGTCGAGGAAGTTCAAGATCAACCCGCGGAAGCCTTTGCGTATTTATCAAAGTGGGTTGAATTTTTTCTTGAAAGGGATTCGTCTCCCAAAGCGTTCTCGATTCTTCAGAAGGCGGTTCCTCTCGCCGAATCGCATCAGCTCTTATCCGAGAGCCGATCACTCATACAGCGTTACCTTGCGGCGAATCCGGAACAAGTATCGGCCCACCAGTTCCTCGGAGAGTCTTTCGAGCGGTCAGGAGAGGAAGGAGAGGCGATCCAGTGTTATTCAAAAATCGTTTCTCTCCTTCATCAGCAACGATCGACGACCGATGCACAAGCCTATTATGAAGAAATGAAATCACGCCTCCCCGGGATTTCCGAGAACGAGCATTGTCGCCGGCTCTTTGAACCGGAGGAAGAAGCGGCCGAAGAATCAGCCCAAGAAGCAGCGATAGAAGCGCTGCCGCTTGAGCCGCTGGAAGAACCGCTTCAAGCGGAGGCGGCGGCTCCGGTCATCGAGGAAGCGTTGCCCGAACTCGAACCGGCCGCCGAAGAGTTGCCGGAACCGGTGGATATCAATGAAGTAAGCCAGGCCCCTGCCGAATCGGTCTCGGCAGAAAGCAGATCTGCAGAAGCGCCCGTCGATGAGGTTTCCGAAACGACATTCCAGGGACACTTAACGGAGGCCGAAGTCTATATCAAATACGGACTCAACAGTAAAGCGATTGAACAATTGACGCTCCTCCGGAAGCTGGCGCCGTCGAGGGAAGAACCTCCCCTTCAATTAAAAGAGCTCTATTTAAAAGAGGGAATGCGAAAGGAAGCGGTCCAAGAATGTCTTTTTCTCTCCGACCTTTACGAGAAAATCGGCGCGGAGGACAAAAGAACCGCCATCTTGGAAGAAATAAGAGCCCTCGATCCCGAAGGACAATACCGGCAGGAGGCCGTTCGCGAGATCGCTGACGAAGGATCGGTATCCGCGGAGCAATCGCCCGCGATCGAAGTCCTCGACCCGCCATCAGCGCCGGAAGAGGAAATCGGTGAAATTGCGCATGAAGCCGAGCCGCTCTCGGTCCTAGAAGAAGGGGACTCCTCTTCCCAAGAAGAGGCCCCCGTCCGGGAAGAAGATCTTCAAGAATCGGATGAAATTAAATTAAAACTAACGCAAGCGGAAGAATACATACAGGATGGAAAAAAAGAAGCGGCCAAATCACTCCTCTGGGAAATACTGAAAAGAGATTCCGGATGCGCAGAAGCACGTTTGATGCTGTTGAATCTCCAAGCGAAAGAAAAAGAAAAAAAGAAAGTGTCCTCTGATGTAGAACGTGAAGTTGTAACCGATCCGCCGCTGACAGGGGAAGAAATTTCTTTCGAAGGACTCTCCGAGCTTGAGGAAAGCCTGGACGGCCTCCTTGCAGACGAAGGCGAGGAAGAACCTTCGGAAAGTGAACAAATATCGGAGGAGATCTCATCCGAGCGGGCTGAAGAACCGGCGAGAGAGGAGTATATCGATCTGAAATCTATTTTCGGAGAAGAACTGAATACGGAAGCCGACGATTCATTCGATATCAGTATCCCCGGCTTGGAAGACAGCATCAATGATTTAAAAGCAAATATTCAAAGAGGACACGATGAACAAGAGTACGAGACCCACTATAATCTCGGCATCGCCTATAAAGAAATGGGCCTGATTCCGGAGGCGATCAAGGAATTCGAGCTTGCATTCCAGGGGAACCTCCGTTTTCAAGACGCGTCGAGCATGTTGGCGAGCTGCTATAAAGAGAACGGGATGATCGATACCGCCGTGGAAATTATTCAAAACGCGTTGGAAGATCCGAGGTGCAAAAATGAAAATGTCATTGCGCTAAAATACGAATTGGCGATGCTCTATGAGATTCAAGGCGTTCTGGATCAAGCAAAAGCCCTTTATGAGGGGATCTATCTCATTGACCCGACGTTTAGAGATGTTGCAGCAAAAAAGACGATAAAGACGGAGCGACAGGAAGACGCAATGAATCCGGCTGTATCCTCGGTCTCAGAGCCGCCCAAAAAACCGAAACGGCAGGATACTAAAAAGAAGGATAGAATCTCTTATCTATAA